One candidate division KSB1 bacterium DNA segment encodes these proteins:
- a CDS encoding efflux RND transporter periplasmic adaptor subunit, which produces MQKLRIRKIEIVFFLLFALASSCSRPNDEKVVGSGTLEAHQVLVSAQEGGRVVALNVKEGESVRKGQLIARLDAEKLLLQRRQTEAALRELQLNLATAERGVRLATDNLELVKKKHDRITALLAENGATQQQFDEADAALKAAQIQAENARTALQSLKAKAEQLQAQIDLLDSRIRDTELTSPIDGVVLQVYAEEGELLRPLGPVAEIADLSRLWVKIYVKEADLYRISLGAQAKIHISSLNQPVIGRVAWISERAEFTPKTVQTKEARADLTYAVKVEMENPNGRLKIGMPVDVTIE; this is translated from the coding sequence ATGCAAAAGCTACGGATAAGAAAAATAGAGATTGTTTTCTTTTTGTTGTTCGCACTTGCGTCATCATGTTCGCGGCCCAATGACGAAAAGGTAGTCGGTTCCGGAACGCTGGAAGCTCATCAAGTTTTGGTCAGCGCCCAGGAAGGCGGCCGGGTAGTTGCGTTGAATGTAAAAGAAGGCGAATCGGTTCGCAAGGGTCAGCTCATTGCCCGTCTCGATGCCGAAAAGCTGCTTCTGCAGAGGCGTCAAACCGAAGCCGCGCTGCGGGAACTGCAGCTGAACCTGGCAACCGCCGAACGCGGCGTGCGCCTGGCAACGGACAACCTTGAGCTGGTCAAGAAAAAGCACGACCGTATTACTGCGCTTTTAGCGGAAAACGGCGCCACCCAGCAGCAGTTCGATGAAGCAGACGCAGCTCTCAAAGCGGCGCAAATCCAGGCGGAAAATGCCCGCACTGCTCTGCAGTCCCTGAAGGCCAAGGCGGAGCAGCTGCAGGCGCAGATCGATCTCTTGGACAGCCGCATCCGAGACACAGAGCTGACATCGCCCATCGACGGCGTCGTCCTACAGGTCTACGCCGAGGAGGGCGAACTGCTGAGGCCGCTGGGGCCGGTTGCGGAAATAGCCGATCTCAGCCGCCTGTGGGTCAAAATCTACGTCAAAGAAGCCGATCTTTATCGGATATCCCTTGGCGCTCAGGCAAAGATTCACATTAGTTCCTTGAACCAGCCGGTAATCGGCCGTGTCGCCTGGATTTCCGAACGGGCGGAATTTACCCCCAAAACCGTGCAGACCAAAGAGGCGCGGGCAGATTTAACCTACGCCGTTAAGGTAGAGATGGAAAATCCCAATGGGCGTCTTAAGATCGGAATGCCGGTTGACGTCACGATCGAATAA
- a CDS encoding ABC transporter ATP-binding protein, giving the protein MNRESGSAAEIEVRGLEKRFGETQALNDLSFSVSKGTLYGLIGPDGAGKTTTLRILCGLLQPDSGECRVAGYDAVRETRQVRRLLGYMPQRFSLYPDLTVAENLRFFADLFGVPRQERLEQTEKLLQFSRLSPFVKRKAAALSGGMKQKLALACTLIHRPQVLLLDEPTTGVDPVSRREFWDILHTLRDEGVTLLITTPYMDEAARCDRIGIVHNGRLLVEEAPNEIPKMALRHLYEVIAEPAFAAAQALSRFGSFFSVQMFGDRLHIADDAPFMEVEERVRNTLAKSNLQLRAIREIPPSIEDVFVERLK; this is encoded by the coding sequence ATGAACAGAGAAAGTGGTTCGGCTGCTGAAATAGAGGTCCGCGGCCTGGAAAAACGCTTCGGCGAAACGCAGGCCTTAAACGACTTGAGCTTCAGCGTCTCCAAGGGTACCCTCTACGGCCTCATCGGTCCGGATGGAGCAGGCAAGACCACAACACTGCGCATCCTCTGCGGCCTGCTGCAGCCGGATTCCGGCGAGTGCCGAGTGGCCGGTTACGATGCCGTCAGGGAGACGCGGCAGGTGCGCCGCCTGCTCGGCTATATGCCGCAACGTTTTTCGCTCTATCCCGACCTGACGGTAGCGGAAAACCTTCGCTTCTTTGCCGATCTGTTCGGAGTACCGCGCCAAGAGCGTTTGGAACAAACGGAAAAACTGCTGCAATTCAGTCGGCTCTCCCCCTTTGTCAAACGCAAAGCGGCCGCTCTTTCCGGCGGCATGAAGCAAAAGCTGGCGCTGGCCTGCACGCTCATCCATCGGCCGCAGGTGCTTTTGCTCGATGAGCCCACTACGGGAGTTGACCCGGTGTCGCGCCGCGAATTTTGGGACATCCTGCACACCCTCCGCGACGAAGGCGTAACGCTCCTCATCACAACGCCCTACATGGATGAGGCGGCGCGCTGCGACCGGATCGGCATCGTACATAACGGCAGACTTTTGGTGGAAGAGGCTCCGAATGAAATCCCTAAAATGGCGCTCCGACATCTGTATGAGGTGATTGCGGAGCCCGCCTTTGCAGCTGCACAAGCCCTTAGCCGCTTTGGATCGTTCTTTTCCGTGCAGATGTTCGGAGACCGTCTCCACATCGCAGACGATGCCCCCTTTATGGAGGTAGAGGAACGCGTCCGCAATACCCTAGCAAAAAGCAACCTGCAGCTGCGCGCAATTCGGGAAATCCCGCCGAGCATCGAGGACGTTTTTGTCGAAAGGCTCAAATGA
- a CDS encoding ABC transporter ATP-binding protein has translation MAEEHSIVVEQLCRRFGDFTAVDHISFSVKRGEIFGFLGANGAGKTTTIRMLCGLLLPTSGRAAVAGKDIYTESDAVKQIIGYMSQKFSLYEDLTVAENLEFYAGIYGLRGTAFRRERQRVIEMMGLSGFIDKLTGDLPAGWKQRLALSCAIMHHPQVLFLDEPTSGVDPIARRQFWDLIYSLAADGVTIFVTTHYMDEAEYCNRLSIMHAGKIIALGSPNELKRRYRKSTVEQVFISLVKAGETAA, from the coding sequence ATGGCTGAAGAGCATTCGATAGTGGTTGAACAGCTTTGCCGCCGCTTCGGCGATTTCACGGCGGTCGATCACATCTCCTTCAGCGTAAAACGCGGCGAAATTTTCGGCTTCCTCGGTGCCAACGGCGCCGGCAAAACCACCACGATCCGCATGCTTTGCGGTTTGCTTCTGCCCACCTCCGGACGCGCCGCCGTAGCAGGCAAAGATATTTATACCGAGAGCGATGCCGTCAAACAGATAATCGGTTATATGTCGCAAAAGTTTTCGCTTTATGAGGACCTGACCGTTGCCGAGAATTTAGAGTTCTATGCCGGAATTTACGGATTGCGCGGAACGGCCTTTCGCCGCGAACGACAGCGGGTGATCGAAATGATGGGGCTGAGCGGCTTTATCGACAAACTCACGGGCGATCTGCCCGCAGGCTGGAAGCAGCGGCTGGCTCTCAGCTGCGCGATTATGCATCATCCGCAGGTTTTGTTTCTCGACGAGCCGACCAGCGGCGTCGATCCCATCGCCAGGCGACAATTCTGGGACTTGATCTATAGCCTGGCGGCCGACGGCGTAACGATCTTTGTCACCACCCATTATATGGACGAGGCGGAATACTGCAACCGTTTGTCGATTATGCATGCCGGAAAAATCATTGCCCTCGGTTCACCGAATGAGCTGAAACGACGCTATCGCAAGTCGACGGTGGAGCAGGTATTCATCAGTCTGGTCAAAGCTGGAGAAACGGCGGCATGA
- a CDS encoding ABC transporter permease yields MKQRIIALMRKEFIHIIRDLRSLAIIFLMPTLMVIIYGYAVTFDVKEIRLAILDESRSPESRRLCESLTASRYFLPVARLQSREEIEPLFLERRARAVLIIPRSFAQDLAEGSAEVQAVIDAADASTAVVAVNYLRSGLLQHSLTLNETTFRPPVRIEPRVWYNPDLKSTFFIVPGLIAVIMMMICALLTSVTIARERETGTMEQIFVSPVHPWEIIIGKMSPYVILALLDGLGILLFARLVFRVPFRGSSLLFLALSIIFIVASLSIGLMISTRAKTQQAAMMIALLSTLLPSLLLSGFLYPIASLPKLLRLISVVVPAKYFLLIDRGIILKGAGLSQLLEPTLFLTLFSFVLMGISIKTFKMHF; encoded by the coding sequence ATGAAACAGCGGATCATCGCACTGATGCGTAAAGAGTTCATTCACATCATCCGCGATCTGCGCAGCCTGGCGATCATTTTTTTAATGCCGACGCTGATGGTGATCATCTACGGCTATGCTGTTACTTTCGACGTCAAAGAAATCCGTTTGGCGATTCTGGATGAAAGCCGCTCGCCCGAATCGCGCCGGCTGTGCGAAAGCCTCACCGCTTCACGCTATTTTTTACCCGTGGCGCGGCTGCAGAGTCGTGAGGAGATCGAGCCGCTTTTTCTCGAGCGCCGAGCGCGGGCCGTTCTGATTATCCCCCGCTCTTTTGCGCAGGACCTTGCCGAAGGCAGCGCCGAAGTGCAGGCCGTCATCGACGCGGCGGACGCTTCCACTGCCGTAGTGGCGGTAAACTATCTGCGCAGCGGCCTGCTGCAGCATTCTTTGACTCTCAACGAAACGACGTTTCGACCGCCGGTGCGCATCGAGCCGCGGGTATGGTACAATCCCGATCTAAAAAGCACCTTTTTTATCGTTCCCGGTTTAATTGCCGTCATCATGATGATGATTTGCGCGCTGTTGACCTCGGTGACGATTGCGCGGGAACGCGAAACCGGCACTATGGAGCAGATCTTTGTCTCCCCAGTACACCCCTGGGAGATCATTATCGGCAAAATGTCGCCCTACGTGATTCTTGCTTTGCTCGACGGTCTGGGCATACTATTGTTTGCGCGACTGGTCTTTCGTGTGCCGTTTCGCGGCAGCTCGCTGCTGTTTTTGGCGCTGTCGATTATTTTCATCGTGGCCTCGCTCAGCATCGGCCTGATGATTTCGACGCGCGCCAAAACGCAACAGGCGGCCATGATGATCGCCCTGCTGTCGACGCTGCTGCCCTCGCTGCTGCTGTCGGGATTTCTCTACCCCATCGCCTCATTACCAAAGTTGCTGCGGCTGATCTCGGTCGTGGTTCCGGCAAAATATTTCCTCCTCATTGATCGCGGCATTATTCTCAAAGGCGCAGGTTTGAGTCAACTGCTGGAACCGACACTTTTTCTGACCTTATTCAGCTTTGTTCTGATGGGAATCAGCATCAAAACCTTTAAAATGCATTTCTAA
- a CDS encoding ABC transporter permease encodes MQRIRFIIKKEFLQIRRDPAMRVILIALPIIQLLLLGYVVSSEVKNISTAICDLDRSPLSRSLVQKIIHSNYFDVKAFVDSPTQLQALLDAGRVSMAVIFPQNFARQTVRGEQTTLQVIMDGQEVNTAQIALGYLNGVLEDFLQQQMETLQQSVSSPVRFVRPNIRLWYNPNAKNSDYMIPGLVVFLLTIVTALLSSMGLVREREIGTMEQLLVAPIKKHELIIGKIVPFAVIGIFELALGLSFAKLWYNIPIVGNLLILLLFAVIYLFTTLGLGLFVSATAHTQQQAMFLSWFIMIFVFLMSGLNFPIDNMPRAAQLLTYLNPMRYFVIVIRELLIKGSGLKYLYPQGLALAAFGEVIFSIAVWRFQNRIK; translated from the coding sequence ATGCAGAGAATTCGTTTTATCATCAAAAAGGAATTTCTGCAGATTCGCCGCGATCCGGCGATGCGGGTGATACTGATCGCTCTGCCGATCATCCAGCTTCTGTTGCTGGGTTATGTTGTCTCTTCTGAGGTCAAAAACATTTCTACGGCCATCTGCGATCTGGATCGTTCTCCGCTCAGCCGCAGTCTTGTACAAAAAATCATACACTCGAATTACTTTGACGTCAAGGCCTTCGTCGACAGTCCGACTCAATTGCAGGCGCTCTTGGATGCCGGGCGAGTATCCATGGCCGTTATTTTCCCGCAAAATTTCGCCCGTCAAACCGTGAGAGGTGAACAGACGACTCTCCAGGTGATTATGGACGGCCAGGAGGTCAACACGGCCCAAATAGCTTTGGGTTATCTCAACGGCGTACTGGAGGATTTTCTTCAGCAACAAATGGAGACCCTGCAGCAGTCCGTCTCTTCGCCGGTACGCTTTGTTCGCCCCAACATCCGCCTCTGGTACAACCCGAACGCCAAGAACAGCGACTATATGATTCCCGGTCTCGTCGTGTTTTTGCTGACGATCGTCACGGCATTGCTCAGCTCCATGGGGTTGGTACGCGAGCGCGAGATCGGCACCATGGAACAGCTCTTGGTGGCGCCGATTAAAAAACACGAGTTGATTATCGGCAAGATCGTGCCGTTCGCAGTTATCGGCATCTTTGAACTGGCGCTGGGGCTCTCGTTCGCCAAGCTTTGGTACAACATTCCGATTGTCGGCAATTTGCTGATCCTGCTCCTTTTTGCGGTAATCTATCTGTTCACGACGCTGGGTCTCGGCCTGTTCGTCTCGGCAACCGCTCACACGCAGCAGCAGGCGATGTTCCTCTCCTGGTTCATCATGATTTTCGTATTCTTAATGTCCGGCCTCAACTTTCCCATCGACAACATGCCGCGAGCCGCGCAGCTGTTGACCTATCTGAATCCGATGCGCTATTTCGTCATCGTCATTCGCGAGCTGCTCATCAAGGGCTCGGGATTAAAATATCTCTATCCGCAGGGTCTGGCATTAGCGGCGTTCGGGGAGGTTATTTTCAGCATCGCCGTTTGGCGGTTCCAAAACAGGATCAAATAA
- a CDS encoding class I SAM-dependent methyltransferase produces MEKSEYDNIFQKEDNYWWYKALHELVLYFVKAYSRSSVRILDAGCGTGRLMQLMSDYGTVEGMDISDEAVRLARSRGLPNVQQKDLHEWDPSPESFDIITSMDVLYTLEDDELVLNKFYIALKKRGLLLLNVAAFNFLRRAHDNIVHTKRRYTAKSIRSKLEKSGFAVQRVTYRLPFLFLALCLIKAYETLFKPKNISSDLKPLSPWINRILLGVNRLENTLIKKGFNLPIGSSIFVIAQKK; encoded by the coding sequence ATGGAAAAAAGCGAGTATGATAATATTTTCCAAAAAGAAGACAACTATTGGTGGTACAAAGCATTACATGAGCTCGTTCTTTACTTTGTCAAGGCCTATTCTCGCTCTTCAGTCAGGATTCTGGATGCCGGCTGTGGAACCGGCAGATTGATGCAGCTTATGTCAGACTATGGTACCGTCGAAGGGATGGACATTTCCGATGAAGCGGTCCGTCTGGCACGCAGCAGGGGCTTGCCGAATGTCCAACAGAAGGATCTGCATGAATGGGACCCCAGCCCGGAATCCTTTGACATAATTACCAGCATGGATGTACTATACACTTTGGAAGATGATGAGCTCGTTCTCAATAAATTTTATATCGCGTTGAAAAAAAGGGGGCTATTATTATTGAACGTGGCGGCTTTTAACTTTCTTAGGCGAGCGCATGATAACATCGTTCATACAAAACGACGCTATACTGCCAAATCCATTCGATCGAAATTGGAAAAGAGCGGCTTTGCAGTACAAAGGGTGACCTACCGGCTTCCATTTCTATTTTTGGCATTATGTCTGATCAAAGCGTACGAAACGCTGTTTAAACCTAAAAACATCTCATCCGATCTAAAACCTCTATCGCCGTGGATCAACCGGATTCTGCTGGGCGTAAATCGTCTGGAAAATACTTTGATCAAGAAAGGGTTCAACCTGCCGATCGGTAGTTCCATTTTTGTTATTGCTCAAAAAAAATAA
- a CDS encoding ATP-binding protein — translation MHFVGRKKELDFIGRCLEEGQNILIQGKFGMGRTALVRRAAELYCSRYAFWFADFGLAPEKMCRRLYKQIINGVNEVSLPYKSIRRLLVRAAADSPNKVVLILDNINSLSLAKNELCRYFALSNAFLFIGIVESSLDPDSLLRLRATLRLSRKLCLDRLSATEAESFFRFYAEKRQLGWSELQIADCCRRTRGYPLRMAMEIKRVAGSALKNRTFSR, via the coding sequence GTGCATTTTGTCGGCAGGAAAAAAGAACTCGATTTTATCGGTCGTTGTTTGGAAGAGGGTCAAAATATCCTGATTCAGGGCAAGTTCGGGATGGGGCGCACAGCTTTGGTCAGGCGCGCGGCGGAACTGTATTGCAGTCGATACGCCTTTTGGTTTGCCGACTTTGGCTTGGCTCCGGAAAAAATGTGCCGAAGACTTTACAAGCAGATTATAAACGGAGTCAATGAGGTCTCGCTTCCCTATAAATCAATTAGAAGACTGCTCGTCCGGGCTGCTGCAGACTCTCCGAATAAAGTCGTTTTAATTCTGGATAATATCAACTCGCTCTCTTTAGCTAAAAACGAACTCTGTCGTTACTTTGCTTTGAGTAATGCTTTCTTGTTCATCGGTATCGTCGAATCTTCGCTCGACCCCGATTCTCTTTTGCGGCTGCGGGCCACGCTGCGGCTTTCCCGCAAGCTTTGTCTTGATCGTCTTTCCGCAACAGAAGCAGAGAGCTTTTTCCGCTTTTATGCGGAAAAGAGGCAATTGGGTTGGAGCGAACTACAAATTGCTGACTGTTGCAGAAGGACACGCGGTTATCCTTTGCGCATGGCGATGGAGATTAAAAGAGTGGCAGGCAGTGCTTTAAAGAACCGCACTTTCAGCAGGTAA
- a CDS encoding dynamin family protein, which produces MNTERIAQFQEQKQALAEAAASLRNLIPGETFAQTFNEILQNIAEERLQLVVLGQFKRGKTTLINALFGRAVLPADVIPVTAVITEIRYSSSLEAHVEFLNGGSQKVEIEDLAEYITESDNPNNVKGVAKVAVGIPADILKNGVVIVDTPGIGSVHAHNTRLTVEYLLHADAAVFVFSADPPLTELEQDFLKMVIPVVPQIIFVLSKSDYLDPEGLKKVVAFNQAVLCRLLGKDDIEISPLSALCGLQAKQMNDPEKLKQSGLEAFERKVNELLLQNRGRYIILANADRILRVCDEWKNLLAIDQKARTVSLEELNATLTKFSQYMERIKKNSVRLSYLLEEIKQRLLNDYDEQTHAFIRASAPKLQQKIESILISNRTVPRRRLFSEIKSLLIEAVIDEFEPYRVRIEKTIKEKFNEEIAYLNQEVSQIINDIYNYSAELFQISRIIQMRQDAWQYVSRFYYQTWEVEGSLEPFINAYLMILPRPMFESIVKKKMKKVLLRKLDQQWGRFRSDLFYGLSENNRRFLYEFEQILERTAQEISHLIKKHIELKTKDEFYLRETLREQEQQIEAVEAILQKVQAIREYWNQPS; this is translated from the coding sequence ATGAATACAGAGCGAATTGCCCAATTTCAAGAGCAGAAACAGGCGCTTGCCGAGGCAGCCGCTTCCTTGCGCAACCTCATTCCCGGCGAGACTTTTGCGCAGACATTTAACGAAATCTTGCAAAACATAGCCGAAGAACGATTGCAGCTGGTCGTTTTGGGTCAATTCAAGCGCGGCAAAACGACGCTGATCAATGCGCTGTTCGGTCGCGCCGTACTACCCGCTGACGTAATACCCGTCACCGCTGTGATTACGGAAATCCGCTACAGCAGCTCGCTTGAAGCCCATGTTGAGTTTCTAAACGGCGGTTCGCAAAAAGTCGAAATCGAGGACTTGGCCGAATACATTACTGAAAGCGATAATCCGAATAACGTCAAGGGAGTGGCAAAGGTGGCGGTGGGTATTCCGGCGGATATTCTTAAAAATGGGGTTGTCATTGTCGATACTCCCGGCATCGGCTCTGTGCATGCTCATAACACGCGACTGACGGTTGAATACCTTCTCCACGCTGATGCGGCCGTTTTTGTTTTTTCCGCCGATCCGCCGCTGACTGAGCTGGAGCAGGATTTTCTCAAGATGGTCATTCCGGTTGTGCCGCAAATCATTTTTGTGCTTAGCAAAAGCGATTACCTGGACCCTGAGGGGTTGAAAAAAGTCGTGGCGTTTAATCAAGCTGTGCTGTGCCGACTCTTGGGAAAGGATGATATCGAGATCTCGCCGCTCTCTGCTTTGTGCGGCCTGCAGGCGAAGCAGATGAACGACCCGGAAAAGCTGAAGCAGAGCGGTCTGGAGGCTTTTGAGCGCAAGGTCAACGAATTGCTTTTGCAGAATCGCGGCCGTTATATTATCCTTGCCAATGCAGACCGAATACTACGCGTTTGCGATGAATGGAAAAATCTGCTGGCTATCGATCAAAAAGCGCGCACCGTGTCTCTGGAAGAACTGAACGCGACCTTGACTAAATTTTCTCAATACATGGAGCGAATCAAAAAGAACTCTGTGCGGCTGAGTTACCTTTTGGAAGAAATCAAGCAAAGGCTTTTGAATGATTATGACGAGCAGACGCACGCTTTTATTCGCGCTTCCGCACCGAAACTCCAACAAAAGATCGAAAGCATTCTAATATCGAACCGAACGGTGCCTCGAAGGCGGCTTTTTTCTGAAATCAAATCGTTACTGATTGAGGCGGTCATCGATGAATTCGAACCCTATCGTGTAAGGATCGAAAAAACGATAAAAGAAAAATTCAATGAAGAGATCGCCTACCTAAACCAAGAAGTCAGCCAAATCATTAACGACATCTATAATTATTCGGCAGAGCTATTCCAGATTTCCCGCATCATCCAAATGCGGCAGGATGCCTGGCAATACGTCAGCCGCTTTTATTATCAAACCTGGGAAGTGGAAGGTTCGCTGGAGCCGTTCATCAATGCCTATCTGATGATTCTGCCGCGTCCCATGTTCGAGTCGATCGTCAAAAAAAAGATGAAAAAAGTATTGCTGCGCAAATTGGATCAACAGTGGGGACGGTTCCGGTCCGACCTTTTCTACGGCCTGAGTGAAAACAACCGTCGGTTCCTTTATGAGTTCGAGCAGATCCTCGAGCGAACGGCGCAGGAAATTTCCCACTTGATCAAGAAACATATTGAGTTGAAGACAAAGGATGAATTCTACCTTCGGGAAACGCTTCGCGAGCAGGAGCAGCAGATCGAAGCGGTCGAAGCAATTTTGCAAAAAGTGCAGGCAATTCGCGAATATTGGAATCAGCCGTCATGA
- a CDS encoding MFS transporter, producing MKREGQVSIKERIGYAMGDVASNFFFQSFMLFLMYFYTDIVGISAGVVGTMMLITRIWDAVNDPMMGAIADRTNTRWGKFRPYLLWFAVPFGVVGVLTFATPNWSMTGKIVYAYTTYTLMMMIYTAINVPYSALMGVLTPSASERTAISSYRFVGAFIGGLVVQATVPSIVAKYYADNEALGYRVVMTGVSALAVILFLITFLTTKERVSPPKEQKSALKQDLRDLIRNKPWLLIAGATVMQLTLNAMRNGAIMYYFKYFVGKDNLILFGREISYSMTSAFMMFGTVFTIIGAMLAKPITSVLQKGRAYTVLMLLTAVFVGSFFFFKPEQVELMFLFQLLASLCMGPMAVLQWSIYTDTADYGEWKFGRRATGLIMAASLFALKLGLALGGALLGWILQAFGFVPNVAQTVTSLVGIRAVMSLFPALAAVLGAAFMFAYPLTQSKLEEIEAELSARRQRE from the coding sequence GTGAAGCGCGAAGGACAGGTGTCGATCAAGGAGAGAATCGGTTACGCCATGGGGGACGTGGCGTCGAATTTCTTCTTTCAAAGCTTTATGCTGTTCCTGATGTATTTCTATACCGATATTGTCGGAATATCGGCCGGCGTGGTCGGTACGATGATGTTGATCACGCGCATTTGGGACGCCGTCAACGATCCGATGATGGGCGCCATTGCCGATCGAACCAACACCCGTTGGGGGAAATTCAGACCCTATTTGCTCTGGTTCGCCGTACCGTTCGGCGTCGTCGGCGTGCTGACCTTTGCGACGCCGAATTGGAGCATGACCGGCAAAATCGTTTATGCCTACACGACTTATACGCTGATGATGATGATCTACACCGCCATCAACGTGCCTTATTCGGCCTTGATGGGGGTTCTGACGCCCAGCGCTTCGGAACGTACAGCCATTTCTTCTTATCGGTTTGTCGGCGCCTTTATCGGCGGGCTCGTGGTGCAGGCTACGGTGCCGAGTATCGTGGCGAAATATTACGCCGACAACGAGGCGCTCGGCTATCGCGTGGTCATGACCGGCGTTTCAGCGTTGGCGGTGATCCTCTTTCTCATCACCTTCTTGACCACCAAAGAGCGCGTCTCTCCGCCGAAAGAACAAAAATCGGCTTTGAAACAGGATTTGCGCGATCTAATTCGAAACAAGCCTTGGCTGCTGATTGCCGGTGCAACCGTCATGCAGCTCACTTTAAACGCCATGCGCAACGGCGCCATCATGTATTATTTCAAATATTTTGTCGGCAAGGATAATCTGATCCTCTTCGGCCGAGAAATCTCTTATTCGATGACCTCTGCCTTCATGATGTTCGGCACCGTTTTTACCATTATCGGCGCCATGCTGGCCAAACCGATTACCTCTGTCCTGCAAAAAGGCCGCGCCTACACCGTCTTGATGCTGCTCACCGCCGTCTTTGTCGGCAGCTTTTTCTTTTTCAAGCCGGAGCAGGTCGAGCTGATGTTTCTCTTTCAGCTGCTCGCTTCGCTGTGCATGGGACCAATGGCTGTGCTGCAATGGTCCATTTACACGGATACGGCCGATTACGGCGAGTGGAAATTCGGCCGCAGGGCAACGGGACTCATCATGGCAGCTTCGCTCTTTGCGCTCAAACTGGGTTTAGCTCTCGGCGGAGCTCTATTGGGTTGGATTCTGCAGGCGTTCGGATTTGTACCCAACGTTGCTCAAACGGTTACCTCTTTAGTCGGCATTCGCGCCGTAATGAGCCTCTTTCCGGCGCTGGCCGCTGTTCTTGGAGCCGCCTTTATGTTTGCGTATCCATTGACGCAGTCCAAGCTGGAAGAGATCGAAGCCGAGTTATCCGCCAGACGGCAACGCGAATAG
- a CDS encoding alkaline phosphatase: MRKIFLAVFCFALFAGCSAAKAPKNVILIIGDGMGFNQMEAASCWIYGQEGSLIAQKFPIKAAVATFSASGHGYDPQKAATDFEYLKLKPTDSAAAATAMACGVKTRNGAIGVDTLGRPLPNLFEQAEKAGKSTGVVTSVPFSHATPAGFIAHDTSRGNYHVIAEQMLLQSAAEVVVGGGHPFFNFDGEPRAVPKFEYVDEKVWQRVTKDGVGADADGDGVPDPWTFVDSREGFQQVLAAPPKRLFGVAPVASTLQFSRRGGENQRVPFEPPLTDNMPSLAELSSAALAVLEKNPKGFYVMIEAGAIDWACHANHSARLIEEMTDFENTVRTVVEWVESRSSWDETLVIVTADHETGYLWGPNAGNLEENGRRKAFYPPIVNRGRNVLPDMQWHLDNHSNQLVPLYAKGKGAEKFAKVVRGRDPMRGTYIDNTDIAAVLRTFL, encoded by the coding sequence ATGAGGAAAATTTTTTTAGCTGTTTTCTGTTTTGCTCTCTTCGCCGGATGCTCGGCTGCCAAAGCACCTAAAAACGTTATCCTCATCATCGGCGACGGTATGGGCTTTAATCAAATGGAGGCGGCGAGCTGCTGGATCTATGGTCAAGAGGGATCCCTGATTGCGCAAAAGTTTCCGATCAAAGCTGCGGTGGCAACCTTTTCCGCTTCTGGTCACGGCTATGATCCGCAAAAGGCCGCAACGGATTTCGAATATCTCAAACTCAAACCGACGGATTCGGCGGCTGCAGCGACGGCCATGGCATGCGGGGTCAAGACGCGCAACGGCGCCATTGGCGTAGATACCCTAGGCCGGCCGCTGCCGAATCTGTTCGAGCAGGCGGAAAAGGCCGGTAAATCCACCGGTGTGGTGACCAGCGTGCCGTTCAGCCACGCAACCCCTGCCGGCTTTATTGCCCACGACACCAGTCGAGGTAACTACCATGTGATTGCCGAGCAGATGCTGCTGCAGAGCGCGGCCGAGGTTGTAGTCGGCGGCGGACACCCGTTTTTCAATTTCGACGGCGAGCCGCGCGCGGTACCCAAGTTCGAGTATGTCGATGAAAAGGTCTGGCAGCGCGTGACCAAAGACGGAGTCGGAGCCGACGCCGACGGCGACGGTGTGCCGGATCCTTGGACCTTTGTCGACAGCCGCGAAGGCTTTCAACAGGTGCTTGCGGCGCCGCCTAAGCGACTGTTCGGAGTGGCACCGGTTGCTTCTACGCTGCAGTTTAGTCGGCGCGGCGGTGAGAATCAGCGCGTACCCTTTGAGCCGCCGTTGACGGATAACATGCCCTCTTTGGCCGAGCTTTCTTCTGCCGCTTTAGCTGTGTTGGAAAAAAATCCCAAGGGCTTTTATGTGATGATCGAAGCTGGGGCCATCGATTGGGCCTGCCATGCCAATCATTCGGCGCGCCTCATCGAAGAAATGACGGATTTCGAAAACACCGTCAGGACGGTGGTGGAATGGGTGGAGAGTCGCAGCAGCTGGGACGAAACGTTGGTAATCGTAACCGCCGATCATGAGACCGGTTACTTGTGGGGCCCTAACGCCGGAAACCTCGAGGAGAACGGCCGCAGAAAAGCGTTCTATCCGCCGATCGTCAATCGCGGGCGCAATGTTTTGCCGGATATGCAATGGCACCTCGACAACCACAGCAACCAATTGGTTCCCCTTTATGCCAAAGGCAAAGGCGCGGAAAAGTTTGCAAAAGTCGTGCGCGGCCGGGATCCGATGCGTGGAACATACATCGACAACACCGACATAGCTGCCGTGCTGAGAACCTTTCTGTGA